Proteins co-encoded in one Christiangramia fulva genomic window:
- a CDS encoding GIY-YIG nuclease family protein, which produces MTGAATFDLDIINSSVNDLKLKNYVLVKELIEGVERKTFSSLNGAAGVYVFWWVGDTTNLSEAIDKQPYKLKGPVNRDDLITVKICQDWLRAATCDNKICLYVGKSTNLKNRISNHLRYTVKDIWVDAENNCKTAAPFSFEKKPNTVSQLRIGLERIFQDHSVGYIKNHVAISWLSLPDTDDSNNAINRFYIEDKMVSDLFPIFNVDVER; this is translated from the coding sequence ATGACTGGAGCCGCAACATTCGATCTTGATATTATTAATAGCTCGGTAAATGATCTTAAATTAAAAAATTATGTTTTAGTTAAAGAATTAATAGAGGGAGTAGAGAGGAAAACCTTTTCCTCCTTGAATGGCGCAGCAGGAGTTTACGTTTTTTGGTGGGTTGGCGATACGACTAATCTTTCGGAGGCAATTGATAAACAGCCCTATAAATTAAAAGGTCCTGTCAACCGGGATGATTTAATTACTGTGAAGATCTGTCAGGACTGGCTGCGGGCAGCAACTTGTGATAATAAAATATGCCTGTATGTTGGTAAATCCACTAATCTAAAAAATCGTATATCTAATCATTTGCGGTACACGGTTAAAGATATCTGGGTAGATGCTGAAAATAACTGTAAAACCGCAGCACCTTTCTCGTTTGAGAAAAAACCGAATACGGTAAGCCAGTTAAGAATTGGACTTGAAAGAATTTTTCAAGATCATTCTGTTGGGTATATTAAAAATCATGTTGCCATCAGTTGGCTTTCCCTGCCCGATACAGATGATTCAAACAATGCTATTAATCGATTTTACATTGAGGATAAAATGGTAAGTGATTTATTTCCGATTTTTAATGTAGATGTGGAGAGGTAA
- the brxL gene encoding BREX system Lon protease-like protein BrxL, giving the protein MEELDQKLNQSFGGKVVRKDLTKLVKGNAIVPTYVLEYLLGQYCATDDEETINQGVETVKNIISKHFVHRDEAQIIKSTIREKGSHRIIDKVSVKLNDRRDRYEASFANLGLKQIPISDGIIKEHQKLLSSGVWCILTLAYFPSDERDHIPWLIETLKPIQISNVDVREFKEERAKFSKEEWIDLLMQSIGLNPSEFTLRTKLLQLIRLIPFVENNYNLIELGPKGTGKSHIYSELSPHGILISGGEVSKAKLFVNNSTGDIGLVGYWDVVAYDEFAGKTKRSDRGLVDIMKNYMANKSFSRGTEVYGASASMVFVGNTDHSVAYMLKHSDLFDALPKDYYDSAFLDRIHAYIPGWEIQKLRNEMFTSNYGFIVDYLAEILRDLRREDRTHEYTQYFELSDSITTRDKTSIAKTFSGMAKIIYPSVEMKEEEAKELLDLAIESRKRVKQQLQKMDETFEGVDFSYTIKSSGKKVEIETLEILDFGETLIKEKKTNSEESKEIPADKEGESGKLELEPKQKIIRDNQSGISYENLFGAYLIGASEIKLMDPYIRMLHQLRNFMEFIKLLVDNKNPETEIKVHLVTTCDEEYLENNQDAFKNMALSVESMGIILTYEFDDFIHDRYIEMDNGWKIILGRGLDIWQRTGGWFDINEYVQEKRLCKSCEVTFIKNQKQ; this is encoded by the coding sequence ATGGAAGAACTGGATCAAAAGCTTAATCAAAGTTTTGGAGGAAAAGTGGTTCGTAAGGACCTCACTAAACTGGTGAAGGGAAATGCGATTGTTCCAACATATGTTCTTGAGTATTTATTAGGACAATATTGTGCGACAGATGATGAAGAAACTATCAATCAGGGAGTAGAAACAGTAAAGAATATTATTTCGAAACATTTCGTGCACCGGGACGAGGCTCAAATAATCAAATCTACGATCAGGGAAAAAGGATCTCATAGAATTATTGATAAAGTATCAGTAAAGCTTAATGATAGAAGAGATAGATATGAAGCCAGTTTTGCGAACCTTGGGTTAAAACAAATCCCAATATCTGACGGGATTATTAAGGAGCATCAGAAACTTCTTTCCAGTGGGGTGTGGTGCATATTAACCCTGGCTTATTTCCCGTCTGATGAGAGAGATCATATTCCATGGCTGATAGAAACTTTAAAGCCGATACAAATTTCAAATGTAGATGTAAGGGAATTCAAAGAAGAACGTGCTAAATTTTCAAAAGAAGAATGGATCGACTTATTAATGCAGTCTATTGGATTAAACCCAAGCGAATTTACTTTAAGAACCAAGTTGCTTCAGTTGATCCGACTAATTCCTTTTGTAGAAAACAATTATAATCTGATAGAATTGGGTCCTAAAGGAACAGGTAAATCTCATATCTATTCGGAGTTATCCCCGCATGGGATATTAATTTCCGGAGGAGAGGTGTCTAAGGCAAAACTTTTCGTAAATAATAGCACGGGAGATATTGGCCTTGTAGGCTATTGGGATGTTGTGGCCTATGATGAATTTGCAGGTAAAACCAAGCGATCAGATAGAGGCCTTGTGGATATCATGAAAAACTATATGGCCAATAAATCTTTTTCTCGGGGAACCGAAGTATATGGTGCTTCTGCTTCAATGGTTTTTGTAGGAAATACAGATCATTCGGTAGCTTATATGCTTAAGCACAGTGATCTTTTTGATGCTTTACCTAAAGACTATTATGATTCAGCTTTTTTGGATCGAATTCATGCCTATATACCTGGATGGGAGATCCAGAAACTAAGAAATGAAATGTTTACTTCCAATTATGGTTTTATAGTAGATTACCTGGCTGAAATTCTAAGAGATTTAAGACGTGAAGACAGAACTCATGAATATACTCAGTATTTTGAATTATCTGATTCCATAACAACAAGGGATAAAACATCTATTGCTAAAACTTTTTCAGGTATGGCTAAAATCATTTATCCCAGTGTAGAAATGAAGGAGGAGGAAGCAAAAGAACTGCTTGACCTGGCAATTGAAAGTAGAAAAAGGGTAAAGCAACAGCTTCAGAAAATGGATGAAACTTTCGAAGGAGTTGATTTTAGCTATACGATTAAAAGCTCAGGTAAAAAAGTTGAAATTGAAACTCTAGAAATATTAGATTTTGGAGAGACCCTTATTAAAGAAAAGAAAACCAATTCAGAGGAAAGTAAAGAAATTCCCGCTGATAAGGAAGGGGAATCCGGAAAATTAGAGCTGGAACCCAAGCAGAAAATTATCAGAGATAATCAATCTGGGATTTCCTATGAAAATCTCTTCGGAGCCTACCTTATAGGTGCTTCTGAAATTAAATTAATGGATCCTTATATCAGGATGCTTCATCAACTAAGAAATTTCATGGAGTTTATTAAGCTTCTTGTTGATAACAAAAATCCTGAGACAGAAATTAAAGTTCATCTCGTAACCACTTGTGATGAAGAGTATTTAGAAAACAATCAGGATGCCTTTAAGAATATGGCTCTTTCCGTAGAAAGTATGGGGATAATTCTCACTTATGAATTTGACGACTTCATACATGACCGTTACATAGAAATGGATAATGGTTGGAAAATAATTTTAGGCCGTGGCTTGGATATTTGGCAACGAACAGGAGGATGGTTTGATATAAACGAGTATGTGCAGGAGAAAAGGTTGTGCAAGAGTTGTGAGGTGACGTTTATAAAAAATCAAAAACAATAA
- the pglZ gene encoding BREX-1 system phosphatase PglZ type A: MEKIKEALQTRFHDHRVIFWYDGKKEFSEIFERLDIVQVEKLEVSGNEFEVKYKVLKEANSSKFLLYLPFEKPNNEDNWLLDLELANHIFHTDQEAMFLQELGLDYFLKELIAEHIEFFKSRERKQKLKVLITKDDEQHEIRCKMLSVLFNTDTTNLDQFVQAYASQVINKSKDFDKLLNRFNMNNFFWSEIGKIYNYHSDNPSIYDFLLDLFQHNFVLGEKQNLNIESRLILSTWKNTIPYRDYFGEISERIAVDIQVEEKLNSAQLDEIISDDIFKLTDQRIIHELVSQLIAENLNYEKVAAYIKRRENKFWYPKYSEFYNTIESGAQLIDLVKKYKTHQFSSFENGIKEYTTKFYQVDYAYRKFIRNYRLSKNNNVLHELAEKVERIYNNSWLLPFNDNWQKIIDGIEVWPTNRLYSQQGFFKTHVKPLLDKNQKLFVIISDALRFECGVELHEMIVSENRFESNLEFMLSSLPSYTQLGMASLLPHSSLKVKEGGDSLLVDEMPASGLKGRSKILQSNSGVRATAILAEDLMKMKTKSGGEGREFVKNHDLIYIYHNRIDKTGDDKTSEGKVFEAVADELIYIKDILRKISGLNGTNVFITADHGFIYQNQNLDESDFSLSEYEGDLWKENRRFVIGQNLTGDKNTKKFTTSELNLNNDGLEVLIPKSINRLRIKGAGSRFIHGGASPQEVIVPLLKTAVRKRTDTVSQVNIDIIKSTDRITTNILPVSFIQQELVGEKILSRQIRAGLYAEDGEILSDQFTFNFDIEEGSERQREVKYQFHLSKKASGKYKNQRIRLILEEPLEGTNKWKKYKDFYYTLNITFSSDFD, translated from the coding sequence ATGGAGAAAATAAAAGAAGCCTTACAAACAAGATTCCACGATCATCGGGTTATTTTCTGGTATGATGGGAAAAAAGAGTTTTCTGAAATTTTTGAACGTCTGGATATAGTGCAGGTGGAAAAACTTGAAGTAAGTGGAAATGAATTCGAAGTCAAGTATAAAGTCTTGAAGGAGGCGAATTCTAGTAAGTTTCTTTTATATCTACCGTTTGAAAAACCGAATAATGAAGATAACTGGTTATTAGATTTAGAATTGGCTAATCATATTTTCCATACAGATCAGGAAGCGATGTTTCTTCAGGAATTAGGCCTTGATTATTTCTTGAAAGAATTGATAGCAGAGCATATAGAATTTTTCAAATCTAGGGAACGAAAGCAGAAACTTAAGGTTTTGATCACTAAGGATGATGAACAGCATGAGATTCGATGTAAAATGTTATCCGTCCTTTTTAATACAGATACAACCAACCTTGATCAATTTGTTCAGGCATACGCCTCCCAAGTAATTAATAAGTCAAAAGATTTTGATAAGCTTTTAAATCGCTTCAATATGAATAACTTCTTCTGGAGCGAGATTGGAAAGATTTATAATTATCACTCTGATAATCCTTCGATCTATGATTTTCTTTTAGATCTTTTCCAACATAATTTCGTCCTGGGGGAGAAACAAAATTTGAATATAGAATCCAGGTTGATTTTAAGTACCTGGAAGAACACAATTCCATATCGGGATTATTTTGGAGAAATCTCAGAAAGAATAGCTGTCGATATCCAGGTTGAGGAAAAGTTGAACTCGGCACAATTAGATGAAATAATCTCAGATGATATTTTCAAATTAACCGACCAAAGAATAATACATGAACTGGTTTCTCAGTTGATTGCGGAAAATCTTAATTATGAAAAGGTCGCAGCCTATATAAAAAGGCGGGAGAATAAATTCTGGTATCCAAAATATTCTGAGTTCTATAATACAATTGAGTCGGGAGCACAATTAATAGACCTGGTTAAAAAATATAAGACTCACCAGTTTAGTAGTTTTGAAAATGGAATAAAGGAATACACAACTAAATTTTATCAGGTTGATTATGCCTACAGAAAATTTATCCGGAATTACCGCCTTTCCAAAAATAATAATGTCCTGCATGAATTAGCTGAGAAGGTAGAAAGGATCTACAACAATTCCTGGTTATTGCCTTTTAATGACAACTGGCAAAAAATAATTGATGGTATAGAAGTCTGGCCCACTAATAGACTTTATAGTCAACAAGGATTTTTTAAAACCCATGTAAAGCCTCTCCTGGATAAGAATCAAAAGCTATTTGTAATTATTTCAGATGCTTTGCGCTTTGAATGCGGGGTCGAACTACATGAAATGATAGTTTCAGAAAATCGTTTTGAGTCTAATTTAGAGTTCATGTTAAGCAGTTTACCTTCCTATACCCAATTAGGAATGGCCTCTTTACTTCCTCATTCTAGTCTGAAGGTTAAGGAAGGTGGGGATAGTTTATTAGTAGATGAAATGCCGGCATCAGGTTTAAAGGGTCGTTCTAAAATTCTGCAATCAAATTCTGGGGTTCGTGCCACCGCAATTTTGGCAGAAGATTTAATGAAAATGAAGACTAAATCTGGTGGTGAAGGAAGAGAGTTTGTGAAGAATCATGATCTAATATATATCTATCATAATCGAATAGATAAAACTGGTGATGATAAAACCAGTGAAGGGAAGGTTTTTGAAGCTGTAGCTGACGAGTTAATTTATATCAAGGATATTTTACGTAAAATATCCGGTTTAAATGGTACCAATGTATTTATAACAGCCGATCATGGATTTATCTATCAAAATCAGAATCTGGATGAAAGTGATTTCAGTTTATCTGAGTATGAGGGCGATTTGTGGAAGGAAAACAGAAGGTTTGTGATAGGCCAAAATCTTACAGGAGATAAGAATACAAAGAAATTCACGACCTCAGAACTAAATTTGAATAATGACGGTTTGGAGGTTTTAATCCCAAAATCTATCAACAGACTTAGAATCAAAGGGGCGGGAAGTCGATTTATACATGGAGGAGCGTCTCCCCAGGAAGTTATAGTTCCATTATTGAAAACAGCGGTAAGGAAGCGGACTGATACCGTGAGTCAGGTGAATATTGATATTATTAAATCTACCGATCGCATCACAACCAATATTTTACCTGTTTCATTTATTCAGCAGGAATTAGTAGGTGAGAAAATATTATCAAGGCAGATCAGAGCTGGATTGTATGCAGAAGATGGAGAAATTTTAAGTGATCAGTTTACTTTCAATTTTGATATCGAAGAAGGAAGCGAAAGACAAAGGGAAGTTAAGTATCAGTTTCATTTAAGTAAAAAAGCAAGTGGAAAATATAAAAATCAAAGGATAAGACTGATTTTAGAGGAACCGCTGGAAGGTACGAACAAATGGAAAAAATATAAAGATTTTTACTATACCCTGAATATTACCTTTTCAAGCGATTTCGATTAA
- a CDS encoding DEAD/DEAH box helicase, with protein sequence MEEYLRKIRETKDLSFDKIREIAWESISHLSQSERDRLWSELKRGVALLETHEHLCQYLYSFGKMHKAKLRDAFQELPLDLFKDGYEVIDWGCGQALGTVNLFDYLHENGIKNKVNKVTLIEPAKITLERAVAHAEAYLDDSDKVHAINSYFEVIYADSIRSNSGLPVIHIFSNILDVAEIDLKHLANIVDENVNSENYIACVGPLNPMNQRIDAFYNYFDVPLLYEKDNPNFKGGNWTYKCRLYKLSPDREGHLIPIEYYPSVHFHAAIELDSYRERRKLLDKEKQKYTGFLSKFDVSAPFDIGASVYEDVHPLFAVLNNIVTRGLPTKASDFIEDIFSKSFGTSVREINLGEISYKSNNQLDLERLIQQVEGLVSKEINLTEVNLENLQELLSPIAIARFQKMLIEAIITGNLDLKKERWSILVEEKDVPFSAIAIKDFRNLFHNLSQLTRDYSDIILPEIDLEVISNNTFYESPLHLDAKVSNGAEDHHLNKVYDFVLDFSILELSQINQNALSKYKCFNNCYFKLRSVRESSRDRTVYTSSIIKYKDLVEKTDQGYIDIEENKAYLNYFLNYLFRKESFRPGQLPILDRALKKLPVIGLLPTGGGKSLTYQIAAMLQPGITMVIDPLISLMKDQYDGLINNGIDCCTYINSTVSSSEKKKRERRMESSQLLFVFVSPERLSILKFRERLKHMHDYNVYFSYGVIDEVHCVSEWGHDFRFSYLHLGRNLYNYVRAKDDEISLFGLTATASFDVLADVERELSGNGSFLLDSETIVRYENTNRLELQYKVEKVRVKFEEDIYFDRNRSLDASLPRAVNVSNKWSVYDSKSDFLRNYLQEIPDHLNLLQTEKNTSYIKERFFERQNSKDNRENDLSIKLTPNMFQRNGEYKDAGIIFCPHVKSTGVSVQKNTRNLKSSIEDVGSFSGSDESGNSMKNLELFRENKLPLMVATKAFGMGIDKPNVRYTVNMNYSSSLESFVQEAGRAGRDRKMALSVILLADYKLKTLKRDYKDNTYPVQLIKNKWFENDHLDRILEFYNLNIPEEFIEEATPSKDLVKLYCSKDNKMFAFNQCNSSCSAYQHCQLRKSPQESKGWHTEESLAQLLAENGLSLNRKHLQYLSADYETVMYFFNTNFKGDIIEKTFMHNLLSRSEVEVERSNEHGAYREEREGFLSRLIEVEEYEEVIVYVPYTEEDSADISKAIYRMCCIGLVEDFTQDYRESEFRIKAIRKPDYGYFEGLNDFLLRYYTRERARQELDKALDYEIKESDNPLVDEIRRCLAYLTEFVYDKISEKRKRAIDDMRNFCIEGVNENNNWIERNEDLKDFIFYYFNSKYAKTDYVAENGEPYSLTEDTDYGKVSNADILRKYLRVVDDEIVGVGTPIDNVKHLQGAVRLIKRSLTDNNPTLSLLNAFTLFYLGFRNNPNLENEAKQNYYEGILEMGERMDFSKSFWNTFAHYNKVLEEYLELNYLEELKTEVNLIIHSEKLKTITNQYLNSNE encoded by the coding sequence GTGGAGGAATATTTACGGAAGATTAGAGAAACAAAAGATTTGTCATTTGACAAAATCAGGGAAATAGCCTGGGAAAGCATTTCCCATTTATCGCAATCGGAAAGAGATCGTCTTTGGTCAGAGCTCAAAAGAGGGGTAGCCCTCTTGGAGACACATGAACATCTTTGTCAATATCTGTACTCTTTTGGTAAAATGCACAAGGCTAAACTGAGGGATGCATTTCAAGAATTACCCCTAGATTTATTCAAAGATGGCTACGAAGTTATTGATTGGGGCTGCGGTCAGGCTTTGGGAACGGTTAACTTATTCGATTATTTACATGAAAATGGTATAAAAAACAAGGTGAATAAGGTAACTCTTATTGAGCCTGCAAAAATTACTCTGGAAAGAGCTGTTGCTCATGCAGAAGCTTATTTGGATGATTCCGATAAAGTGCACGCCATCAATAGCTATTTTGAAGTTATATATGCTGATAGTATTAGAAGTAATTCAGGTTTACCAGTCATTCATATATTTTCCAATATTCTGGATGTTGCGGAAATTGACCTAAAGCATTTGGCAAATATTGTAGATGAGAATGTTAACTCAGAAAATTATATTGCTTGTGTAGGACCATTAAATCCTATGAACCAGAGGATCGATGCCTTCTACAATTACTTTGATGTTCCACTTCTTTATGAAAAAGATAATCCAAATTTCAAAGGTGGCAATTGGACCTATAAATGCAGATTATATAAATTATCGCCAGATCGAGAAGGTCACTTAATACCTATAGAATACTATCCATCCGTCCATTTTCATGCAGCTATCGAACTTGATTCTTATCGAGAGCGAAGGAAATTACTGGATAAAGAAAAGCAGAAATATACTGGCTTTTTAAGTAAGTTTGACGTTTCCGCTCCCTTTGATATAGGAGCAAGCGTATATGAGGATGTTCATCCACTGTTCGCAGTTCTAAACAATATTGTTACCCGTGGTTTACCAACCAAAGCAAGTGATTTTATAGAAGATATTTTCTCTAAAAGCTTTGGTACTAGCGTTAGGGAAATAAATCTGGGAGAAATATCATATAAGTCTAATAATCAGTTAGACCTAGAAAGGCTAATCCAACAAGTGGAAGGCTTAGTCTCAAAAGAGATAAATTTAACCGAGGTTAACTTGGAAAACCTTCAGGAATTACTTTCTCCTATTGCTATAGCTAGATTTCAAAAAATGCTAATTGAGGCTATCATCACTGGAAATCTTGATCTTAAAAAAGAAAGATGGTCGATCCTTGTTGAAGAAAAAGATGTTCCTTTTTCAGCTATTGCGATAAAGGATTTTAGAAATCTATTCCATAACCTTTCACAATTGACAAGGGATTATTCAGATATTATTTTACCTGAAATAGATCTTGAAGTTATTAGTAATAATACCTTTTACGAATCTCCATTGCATTTAGATGCAAAGGTAAGTAACGGTGCAGAAGATCATCACCTAAATAAGGTCTATGATTTTGTGCTTGACTTTTCTATTCTGGAATTATCACAGATTAATCAAAATGCATTAAGTAAATACAAGTGTTTTAATAACTGTTATTTTAAATTAAGATCTGTTCGTGAATCCAGTAGAGATAGAACGGTTTATACTTCAAGTATTATTAAATATAAGGACCTGGTTGAGAAAACAGATCAGGGATACATTGATATTGAGGAAAACAAAGCTTACCTAAATTACTTTTTAAACTACCTTTTTAGAAAGGAATCGTTTAGACCTGGCCAATTACCAATATTAGATCGAGCTTTAAAGAAATTGCCTGTTATAGGCTTATTACCCACCGGGGGAGGAAAATCTCTCACCTATCAAATCGCAGCGATGCTACAGCCAGGCATTACCATGGTGATTGACCCTTTAATTTCCTTGATGAAAGATCAGTATGATGGTTTGATTAATAATGGGATAGATTGTTGTACTTATATAAACAGTACTGTTTCCTCTTCGGAAAAAAAGAAAAGGGAGAGGAGAATGGAATCTTCCCAATTGCTTTTTGTTTTTGTATCTCCAGAGAGGTTATCAATACTGAAGTTTAGGGAACGGCTTAAACATATGCACGACTACAACGTATATTTCTCGTACGGGGTAATTGACGAAGTGCATTGTGTCTCGGAATGGGGACATGACTTTAGGTTTTCATATTTGCACTTGGGACGTAACCTGTATAATTACGTAAGAGCCAAAGATGACGAAATTTCCTTATTTGGTTTAACAGCTACTGCTTCATTTGATGTCCTGGCAGATGTAGAAAGGGAATTGTCTGGTAACGGTTCATTTTTACTGGATTCAGAAACTATTGTACGGTATGAGAATACCAATCGTTTAGAATTACAGTATAAGGTGGAGAAGGTAAGGGTGAAATTTGAAGAGGATATTTATTTTGATAGAAATAGAAGTTTGGACGCTTCATTACCAAGGGCAGTGAATGTCAGCAATAAATGGTCAGTTTATGATTCGAAAAGCGATTTTTTAAGAAATTATCTTCAAGAGATACCTGATCACCTTAATTTATTGCAGACCGAAAAAAACACCTCCTATATTAAAGAGAGATTCTTTGAAAGACAGAATAGCAAGGATAATCGTGAAAACGATTTATCTATAAAGTTAACGCCTAATATGTTTCAAAGAAATGGGGAATATAAAGATGCTGGAATCATTTTTTGTCCCCATGTGAAAAGTACTGGTGTTTCAGTGCAGAAGAACACCAGGAACTTAAAAAGCAGTATTGAAGATGTAGGTTCATTTTCAGGTAGTGATGAATCGGGTAATTCCATGAAGAATCTGGAGCTTTTCCGAGAAAATAAGCTTCCACTTATGGTCGCAACCAAGGCCTTTGGAATGGGAATCGACAAACCTAATGTCAGGTACACCGTGAATATGAACTATTCAAGCTCCCTGGAAAGTTTTGTACAGGAAGCTGGAAGAGCGGGGAGAGATAGAAAGATGGCTTTATCTGTAATATTATTAGCTGATTATAAATTAAAAACACTTAAAAGAGATTATAAAGACAATACCTATCCTGTTCAATTAATAAAAAATAAATGGTTCGAAAACGACCACCTTGACAGGATCTTGGAATTTTATAACTTGAATATACCTGAGGAATTTATAGAAGAAGCCACGCCTTCCAAAGATCTTGTAAAATTATATTGCAGTAAGGACAATAAAATGTTTGCTTTTAATCAATGTAATTCAAGTTGTTCAGCGTACCAACACTGCCAGCTTAGGAAATCTCCTCAAGAAAGTAAAGGCTGGCATACTGAAGAAAGCCTTGCTCAACTATTGGCGGAAAATGGATTATCCTTAAACAGAAAGCATCTGCAATATTTAAGTGCCGATTATGAAACAGTGATGTACTTCTTTAATACCAATTTTAAGGGAGATATCATTGAGAAAACATTTATGCATAATCTTTTAAGCCGCAGTGAGGTAGAGGTTGAGCGATCAAATGAGCATGGAGCCTATCGCGAAGAGAGAGAAGGATTCTTAAGTCGTTTAATTGAAGTTGAAGAATATGAGGAAGTAATTGTTTACGTCCCATATACTGAAGAAGATAGTGCTGATATTTCCAAGGCTATATATCGAATGTGTTGCATAGGTCTTGTTGAAGACTTTACACAAGATTATAGAGAATCTGAATTTAGAATTAAGGCAATCCGAAAACCTGATTATGGATACTTTGAAGGCTTAAATGATTTTCTGTTACGATATTATACTCGAGAAAGAGCGAGACAAGAGTTAGATAAAGCCTTGGATTATGAAATAAAGGAATCTGATAATCCTTTAGTAGATGAAATCAGAAGATGTTTAGCCTATTTGACTGAGTTCGTTTACGACAAGATATCTGAGAAAAGAAAAAGAGCCATTGATGATATGCGGAATTTCTGCATAGAAGGGGTTAATGAAAATAACAACTGGATTGAACGAAATGAAGATCTTAAGGATTTTATATTTTACTATTTCAACTCCAAATATGCTAAAACCGACTATGTTGCCGAAAATGGTGAGCCATACTCGTTAACTGAGGATACCGATTACGGTAAAGTTTCTAATGCTGATATCCTAAGGAAATATTTAAGAGTGGTGGATGATGAGATCGTAGGAGTTGGAACTCCTATTGATAATGTGAAACATTTGCAAGGTGCTGTAAGACTTATAAAACGATCTTTAACCGATAATAACCCAACTCTATCCTTATTAAATGCATTCACCTTATTTTATTTAGGATTTAGGAATAACCCTAACCTTGAAAATGAAGCAAAGCAAAATTATTACGAGGGTATTCTGGAAATGGGAGAAAGAATGGATTTCAGTAAGAGTTTCTGGAATACTTTTGCGCATTATAACAAAGTTCTGGAAGAATATTTAGAACTTAATTATTTGGAGGAGCTTAAAACGGAAGTAAATCTGATTATTCATTCTGAAAAATTAAAAACTATAACTAACCAATATTTGAATTCCAATGAGTAA